A stretch of Gadus chalcogrammus isolate NIFS_2021 chromosome 9, NIFS_Gcha_1.0, whole genome shotgun sequence DNA encodes these proteins:
- the LOC130389181 gene encoding sphingomyelin phosphodiesterase 3-like, with product MVLYTTPYPSACLHFLDGLSWSLVFPCYWLLDRLLASCVATSLEKRRRSQDPCSFLSLCVLVSVPLYLLFFLLSLPFGLLGFLLWAPLQAVRQPYLYTYSRPDKHQAEQGAAGPGGAGSAEWRPQGRSFCFCSANVCLLPDALARFNNLTDTQSRAREVGRRIRNGASRPQIKIYIDSPTNTSISAASFSSLAAGFRRTSSLDQRPEPSHVTNGPTDTEAEPPTHECPAHPSGAADCPLHQGPSDCPLHSEGADGSTPCPLHSAGGDGGGGSGSDCPMHSAGGTSRCAVHSPGGAQGSPGHHDCPMHGDAKPTSDCPLHNPGVQISISAPEPDPQDEEGDAESGNPRGQDGAGDTGSMGESYTRYHAAGDAGGTYSNNTLSHVPRTSIFKRPGGRKRRHGDDGFDHDVSAFFPANLDFLALQEVFDHGSTTRLRQQLHRYFPYVLSDVGRYGWKGCGSSFKFLNSGLMLASRYPILDARFQCYPNGRGEDALASKGALFAKVQVGTSHQDQRVVGYLTSTHLHAIEGDASVRCEQLDLLLQWGAEFRQSSFRSGEGEKVLEDLVAFDVILGDLNFDNCSSEDKLEQQHALFTQYKDPCRLGPGEDKPWALGTLLDQSGLYDEEANSPESLQKVMENEEARKEYLVFPPSKAQSHGGGGGQKGRKIPLKGNGRRIDYILYSDEGLQPDWKLDIEEFSFVTQLAGITDHLSVAARLAVSTGEEEP from the exons atGGTCCTCTACACCACCCCGTATCCCAGTGCCTGCCTGCACTTCCTCGATGGCCTCTCCTGGAGCCTGGTGTTCCCCTGCTATTGGCTGCTGGACCGGCTCCTGGCGTCGTGCGTGGCCACGTCGCTGGAGAAGCGCCGGCGCTCCCAGGACCCCTGCTCCTTCCTGAGCCTGTGCGTGCTGGTCTCCGtgcccctctacctgctcttcTTCCTGCTGTCGCTGCCCTTTGGCCTGCTGGGCTTTCTCCTGTGGGCCCCCCTGCAGGCCGTCCGACAGCCCTACCTCTACACCTACAGCAG GCCGGACAAACACCAGGCGGAgcagggggcggcggggcccgGGGGAGCCGGCTCGGCCGAGTGGAGGCCCCAGGGAAGGAGCTTCTGCTTCTGCAGTGCCAACGTGTGCCTGCTGCCCGACGCCCTGGCCCGGTTCAACAACCTGACCGACACCCAGAGCAGGGCCCGTGAGGTGGGCCGCAGGATCCGCAACGGGGCCAGCCGGCCCCAGATCAAGATCTACATCGACTCgcccaccaacacctccatcaG CGCGGCCTCCTTTAGCAGCCTGGCCGCGGGGTTCCGGCGAACCTCCTCTCTGGACCAACGCCCGGAGCCGTCCCACGTCACCAACGGCCCCACGGACACCGAAGCCGAGCCCCCCACCCATGAGTGCCCGGCCCATCCATCAGGCGCCGCCGACTGCCCCCTCCACCAGGGCCCGTCAGACTGCCCGCTCCACTCGGAAGGTGCGGACGGCTCAACCCCCTGCCCGCTCCACTCCGCCgggggcgacggcggcggcggcagcggctcCGATTGCCCCATGCACAGCGCCGGAGGGACCTCCCGCTGCGCGGTGCACTCCCcggggggggcccaaggcagcccGGGGCACCACGACTGTCCCATGCACGGCGACGCCAAACCAACCTCCGACTGCCCGCTCCACAACCCGGGGGTCCAGATCAGCATCAGCGCCCCGGAGCCCGACCCCCAGGACGAGGAGGGCGACGCCGAGTCGGGGAACCCCCGCGGCCAGGACGGGGCGGGGGACACCGGCAGCATGGGCGAGTCCTACACCCGCTACCACGCGGCGGGCGACGCCGGGGGGACGTACTCCAACAACACCCTCTCCCACGTGCCGCGCACCTCCATCTTCAAGCGGCCCGGCGGGCGCAAGCGGCGCCACGGGGACGACGGCTTCGACCACGACGTCTCCGCCTTCTTCCCCGCCAACCTGGACTTCCTGGCGCTGCAGGAGGTGTTCGACCACGGGTCCACCACGCGCCTCCGCCAGCAGCTCCACCGCTACTTCCCGTACGTGCTGAGCGACGTGGGCCGCTACGGCTGGAAGGGCTGCGGCTCCAGCTTCAAGTTCCTCAACAGCGGGCTGATGCTGGCCAGCCGCTACCCCATCCTGGACGCCCGCTTCCAGTGCTACCCCAACGGCAGAGGGGAGGACGCGCTGGCCTCCAAGGGAGCCCTGTTCGCCAAG GTACAGGTGGGCACCTCTCACCAGGACCAAAGGGTGGTGGGGTACCTCACCTCTACACATCTCCACGCCATAGAAG GCGATGCGTCGGTGCGCTGCGAGCAGCTCGATCTCCTGCTCCAGTGGGGGGCGGAGTTTCGGCAGTCCTCGTTTCGctcaggggagggggagaaagttCTGGAAGACCTGGTGGCCTTTGACGTCATCCTGGGGGACCTGAACTTTGACAACTGCTCTTCAG AGGACAAGTTGGAGCAGCAGCACGCCCTCTTCACTCAGTACAAGGACCCCTGTCGCCTGGGGCCCGGAGAGGACAAACCATGGGCCCTGG GTACATTGCTGGATCAAAGCGGTCTCTACGACGAAGAGGCCAACTCACCCGAAAGTTTACAAAA GGTGATGGAGAACGAGGAGGCCAGGAAGGAGTACCTGGTGTTCCCTCCTAGCAAGGCTCAGAGTCACGGAGGTGGCGGCGGGCAGAAGGGCCGCAAGATTCCCCTGAAGGGCAACGGAAGGCGCATCGACTACATCCTGTACAGCGATGAGGGCCTGCAGCCGGACTGGAAGCTG